The proteins below come from a single Nocardiopsis gilva YIM 90087 genomic window:
- a CDS encoding cytochrome P450 yields the protein MTPVTRPAPLDDIDLSDIEFWSRPSAERHAAFARLRAQPAPVFFTEPDLGPIPSGPGYYALVRHADVVEASRNPQVFASEPSAVSIPDMPEGFGEFFGSMINVDDPRHARLRRIVSRGFTPRMLARLEDDVQRQAERIVAELEQTGPCDFVAHAAARLPLVVICEMMGIPERHHRMVFENSNIVLAGHDRDYLGDDIDTALGRLLTAGSELAGLLSELAAERRAHPTNDLTSALVNANIDGESLTDAELGSFFVLLAVAGNETTRNAISHGLKLLTLHPEQRDLWWSDFEAHAATAVEEIIRHASPVVWMRRTVTRDHEMNGHHYRAGDKAVLYYASANRDEAVFDDPHRFDITRTPNPHLGFGGPGPHFCLGAHLARREITVMFRELHRRLPTIHSTGKPERLVSNFVNGIKAMPCSF from the coding sequence ATGACTCCGGTGACCCGACCTGCCCCCCTCGACGACATCGACCTCTCCGACATCGAGTTCTGGAGCCGCCCCAGCGCTGAGCGCCACGCCGCCTTCGCCCGGCTGCGCGCCCAGCCGGCCCCCGTGTTCTTCACCGAGCCCGACCTCGGCCCGATTCCCAGCGGGCCCGGCTACTACGCTCTCGTCCGCCACGCCGACGTGGTCGAAGCCAGCAGGAACCCGCAGGTCTTCGCCTCCGAACCGAGCGCGGTCTCCATTCCCGACATGCCCGAGGGCTTCGGCGAGTTCTTCGGCTCGATGATCAACGTCGACGACCCCCGGCACGCGCGGCTGCGCCGCATCGTCTCCCGCGGCTTCACCCCCCGCATGCTCGCCCGGCTGGAGGACGACGTCCAGCGCCAGGCCGAGCGCATCGTCGCCGAGCTGGAGCAGACCGGCCCCTGCGACTTCGTCGCCCACGCCGCCGCCCGCCTCCCGCTCGTCGTCATCTGCGAGATGATGGGCATCCCCGAGCGCCACCACCGGATGGTGTTCGAGAACTCCAACATCGTGCTCGCGGGACACGACCGCGACTACCTCGGCGACGACATCGACACCGCCCTGGGGCGGCTCCTCACCGCCGGATCCGAACTGGCCGGGCTGCTCAGCGAACTCGCCGCCGAGCGCCGCGCCCACCCCACCAACGACCTCACCTCGGCGCTGGTGAACGCCAACATCGACGGCGAGTCACTGACCGACGCCGAGCTCGGCTCCTTCTTCGTCCTGCTGGCCGTCGCCGGCAACGAGACCACCCGCAACGCCATCAGCCACGGCCTCAAGCTGCTCACGCTCCACCCCGAGCAACGCGACCTGTGGTGGTCGGACTTCGAGGCGCACGCCGCCACCGCCGTCGAGGAGATCATCCGACACGCCTCGCCCGTGGTGTGGATGCGCCGCACCGTCACCCGCGACCACGAAATGAACGGCCACCACTACCGCGCCGGGGACAAGGCGGTGCTCTACTACGCCTCGGCCAACCGCGACGAGGCCGTCTTCGACGACCCCCACCGCTTCGACATCACCCGCACCCCCAACCCGCACCTCGGGTTCGGCGGCCCCGGCCCCCACTTCTGCCTCGGCGCGCACCTCGCCCGCCGGGAGATCACCGTCATGTTCCGCGAGCTGCACCGGCGCCTCCCCACCATCCACTCCACCGGCAAGCCAGAACGGCTGGTCTCGAACTTCGTCAACGGCATCAAGGCCATGCCGTGTTCGTTCTGA
- a CDS encoding sugar ABC transporter substrate-binding protein gives MARTHARSVAVLGTALALLATACGGGGGDGSADGGTLDVWIMEGTNPDATEYFADVAKQFRQQTGADVNVEFVQWADAHDKFVTAIAGRSLPDIAEVGTTWTPEFAQSGALIDITDRVGDTAAYSEGLVEAGTVDGKLYGLPWYAGVRSIMYRTDIFDELGLEEPTTWDQLRETALKISEEKDDITAFPVAGDAYYHALPFIWGAGGELAVRGTDGTWTSPLDEKEAREGLSFYTDLALKDKVSSTGASTWRETDVLDNFTDGNVAMAVSGSWTPAAVIETNPELKGKLGVFPIPGPDGGYSPSFVGGSHLAMMSGTEDEDLAWSYMELLTNDENAALWSEQSTYFPGKTEQLAPFAESQDPLVAPFAVQMRDAGKGLPASPKFGKVEGDSVIPRMIQSILNDKASLDDATAKAAKEIETTLNEGS, from the coding sequence ATGGCACGAACGCACGCCCGGTCCGTCGCCGTGCTCGGTACCGCGCTGGCCCTGCTCGCCACCGCCTGCGGAGGCGGCGGGGGAGACGGGTCCGCGGACGGCGGGACCCTCGACGTCTGGATCATGGAGGGCACCAACCCCGACGCCACCGAGTACTTCGCCGATGTGGCCAAACAGTTCCGACAGCAGACCGGCGCCGACGTCAACGTCGAGTTCGTGCAGTGGGCCGACGCCCACGACAAGTTCGTCACCGCCATCGCCGGACGCAGTCTGCCCGATATCGCCGAGGTCGGGACCACCTGGACCCCGGAGTTCGCCCAATCCGGCGCGCTCATCGACATCACCGACCGGGTCGGCGACACCGCCGCCTACTCCGAGGGCCTGGTCGAGGCCGGAACCGTCGACGGGAAGCTTTATGGCCTGCCCTGGTACGCGGGCGTCCGCTCGATCATGTACCGCACCGACATCTTCGACGAACTCGGCCTGGAGGAGCCCACCACCTGGGACCAGCTGCGGGAGACCGCGCTGAAGATCTCCGAGGAGAAGGACGACATCACCGCCTTCCCGGTCGCGGGCGACGCCTACTACCACGCGCTGCCGTTCATCTGGGGCGCCGGCGGCGAACTCGCCGTGCGCGGGACCGACGGCACGTGGACCTCGCCCCTCGACGAGAAAGAGGCCCGCGAGGGCTTGTCCTTCTACACCGACCTCGCCCTGAAGGACAAGGTCTCCAGCACCGGCGCCAGCACCTGGCGCGAGACCGACGTCCTGGACAACTTCACCGACGGCAACGTCGCCATGGCCGTCTCCGGCAGCTGGACCCCCGCCGCCGTCATCGAAACCAACCCCGAGCTCAAGGGCAAGCTCGGCGTCTTCCCCATCCCCGGCCCCGATGGCGGCTACAGCCCCTCCTTCGTCGGCGGCTCGCACCTGGCGATGATGTCCGGCACGGAGGACGAGGACCTCGCCTGGTCCTATATGGAGCTGCTGACCAACGACGAGAACGCGGCGCTGTGGTCGGAGCAGAGCACCTACTTCCCCGGCAAGACCGAGCAGCTCGCCCCCTTCGCCGAATCCCAGGACCCGCTCGTCGCCCCGTTCGCCGTCCAGATGCGCGACGCCGGCAAGGGCCTGCCGGCCTCACCGAAGTTCGGCAAGGTCGAGGGCGACAGTGTCATCCCCCGGATGATCCAGTCCATCCTCAATGACAAGGCCTCCCTTGACGACGCCACAGCCAAGGCCGCCAAGGAGATCGAGACGACCCTCAACGAAGGCTCCTGA
- a CDS encoding carbohydrate ABC transporter permease yields MSAAVGTRPTAARDDPPPPRRRGRTSARSVRRWLPWGLLAPGLLVIGGLLLFPLGRVVWLSFQHYDLRNIYTGETDYNWGANYLELLTEPYLWKVVLPNTVVFAVFAVGGTVVVGTLVALLLRTLGPVARTIVISCVMVAWAMPAVTGTYVWIWIFDVDRGVVRNALTTLGLLGPDGFNWFADRLWFYAIVVLNVIHHGFPFVAVTVLAGLLTIPRELYEAALIDGAGAWQRFWYVTVPTIRPVFAVVTILSTIWDFKVFAQVYLMPGGSGGNQEVFNLGVWSYIRSFSHQSYGMGSAIAVMLTLLLLAITIAYVRALFREDELR; encoded by the coding sequence GTGAGTGCCGCCGTCGGTACCCGGCCCACCGCCGCGCGGGACGACCCTCCGCCGCCCCGCCGCCGCGGCCGGACGTCGGCGCGGTCGGTCCGCCGGTGGCTGCCCTGGGGGCTGCTGGCCCCCGGGCTGCTCGTCATCGGCGGGCTGCTGCTGTTCCCCCTCGGCCGCGTGGTGTGGCTGTCCTTCCAGCACTACGACCTGAGGAACATCTACACCGGCGAGACCGACTACAACTGGGGCGCCAACTACCTCGAGCTGCTCACCGAGCCCTACCTGTGGAAGGTCGTGCTGCCCAACACGGTCGTGTTCGCCGTGTTCGCGGTCGGCGGCACGGTGGTCGTGGGCACGCTCGTCGCGCTGCTGCTGCGAACGCTCGGGCCGGTCGCCCGGACCATCGTCATCAGCTGTGTCATGGTCGCCTGGGCGATGCCGGCCGTCACCGGCACCTACGTCTGGATCTGGATCTTCGACGTCGACCGCGGCGTGGTCCGCAACGCCCTGACCACCCTCGGGCTCCTCGGCCCCGACGGCTTCAACTGGTTCGCCGACCGGCTGTGGTTCTACGCGATCGTCGTCCTCAACGTCATCCACCACGGCTTCCCGTTCGTGGCCGTCACCGTGCTCGCCGGGCTGCTCACCATCCCGCGCGAGCTGTACGAGGCGGCGCTGATCGACGGCGCCGGGGCCTGGCAGCGGTTCTGGTACGTGACCGTGCCGACTATCCGCCCGGTGTTCGCGGTCGTCACGATCCTCTCCACGATCTGGGACTTCAAGGTGTTCGCGCAGGTCTACCTGATGCCGGGCGGTTCCGGGGGCAACCAGGAGGTGTTCAACCTGGGCGTGTGGTCCTACATCCGGTCCTTCAGCCATCAGAGCTACGGCATGGGATCGGCGATCGCGGTCATGCTGACCCTGCTGCTGCTCGCGATCACCATCGCCTACGTGCGCGCCCTGTTCCGAGAGGACGAACTGCGATGA
- a CDS encoding carbohydrate ABC transporter permease: MSRLVERAAEEPSGTRAGSGAAGEPAARTRPRPRRAGGLARAAGRAAAITAVLVFTLFPAYFMLVSGVSERAVSGTDALVPQAVSLENFTYVLTEAGFLTYLRNSLLVALITVVGSSLLALFAATAVARFRFRLRTSVLVMVLIVQMVPLEALVIPLFLQASDLRMLNSLIGLSIVYIAMSLPFAIWMLRGFVAAVPVEVEEAAYIDGASWPRMFWSVLFPLVAPGLVATGVFSFIVAWNEFILALTFLQDGEKFTVAVGLRQFFQEHTTDWGALMAASTIITVPVMVFFLIVQRGLVSGLVQGAVKG, from the coding sequence ATGAGCCGCCTGGTCGAGCGAGCTGCCGAGGAGCCGAGCGGAACGCGTGCCGGCTCGGGCGCGGCTGGAGAGCCCGCCGCCCGGACGCGGCCCCGTCCCCGTCGCGCGGGCGGCCTCGCGCGGGCCGCCGGACGGGCGGCGGCGATCACCGCCGTCCTCGTCTTCACCCTCTTCCCCGCCTACTTCATGCTGGTCAGCGGGGTATCGGAACGCGCCGTCTCCGGTACCGACGCGCTCGTGCCCCAGGCCGTCTCCCTGGAGAACTTCACCTATGTCCTGACCGAGGCCGGGTTCCTCACCTACCTGCGCAACTCGCTGCTCGTCGCGCTCATCACGGTCGTGGGCAGCAGCCTGCTGGCGCTGTTCGCGGCCACCGCCGTGGCGCGCTTCCGCTTCCGGCTCCGCACCAGTGTGCTGGTCATGGTGCTCATCGTGCAGATGGTCCCGCTGGAGGCACTGGTCATCCCGCTCTTCCTCCAGGCCAGCGACCTGCGGATGCTCAACTCGCTGATCGGCCTGAGCATCGTCTACATCGCGATGTCCCTGCCGTTCGCCATCTGGATGCTGCGCGGGTTCGTCGCCGCCGTCCCCGTCGAGGTCGAAGAGGCCGCCTACATCGACGGCGCCTCCTGGCCCCGCATGTTCTGGTCGGTGCTGTTCCCCCTGGTCGCCCCGGGGCTGGTGGCCACCGGCGTCTTCTCCTTCATCGTCGCCTGGAACGAGTTCATCCTGGCGCTGACGTTCCTGCAGGACGGGGAGAAGTTCACCGTCGCGGTCGGCCTGCGCCAGTTCTTCCAGGAGCACACCACCGACTGGGGCGCGCTGATGGCCGCATCCACGATCATCACCGTCCCGGTCATGGTGTTCTTCCTGATCGTGCAGCGCGGACTGGTCTCCGGACTCGTCCAGGGAGCGGTGAAGGGATGA
- a CDS encoding glycoside hydrolase family 3 protein yields the protein MTAVAGPDGERHGERRLVRMVHTVLMPGFTGTTVPPWLARAIEDGLASVLYFTPNLADAPARLSAELGELCPDLLRACDEEGGTVTRLHAATGSPYPGHGELGADDDTAHTREVAEAMGRELRSVGIDAALAPVMDVNVDPANPVIGMRAFGADPDTVARHGAAFIAGLHAAGVAATAKHFPGHGDTRVDSHVDLPVIDIDLETLRRRELAPFGAAIAAGVDMVMVGHIGIPALDGTVPASVSPRVYGLLRAELGFTGVAVTDALDMRGLTAFTGATDMPEHLARGAVAALAAGADLLCLGNPSTAGAGDEEMFAAARDGLLAAVRSGAVSQARLAEAADRVERLVARVRGTG from the coding sequence ATGACGGCGGTGGCGGGACCCGACGGCGAGAGACACGGGGAGCGGCGGCTGGTCCGGATGGTCCACACGGTCCTGATGCCGGGGTTCACCGGCACCACGGTGCCGCCGTGGCTGGCCCGCGCGATCGAGGACGGCCTCGCCTCTGTCCTGTACTTCACCCCCAACCTCGCCGACGCCCCCGCGCGCCTGTCGGCCGAACTGGGCGAGCTGTGCCCGGACCTGCTGCGCGCCTGCGACGAGGAGGGCGGGACCGTCACCCGGCTGCACGCCGCGACCGGCTCGCCCTACCCGGGCCACGGCGAACTCGGCGCCGACGACGACACCGCGCACACCCGCGAGGTCGCCGAGGCCATGGGGCGCGAACTGCGCTCGGTCGGCATCGACGCCGCGCTCGCGCCCGTCATGGATGTCAACGTCGATCCCGCCAACCCGGTGATCGGGATGCGCGCCTTCGGTGCCGACCCCGACACGGTCGCCCGGCACGGGGCGGCGTTCATCGCGGGACTGCACGCGGCCGGGGTGGCGGCCACGGCCAAGCACTTCCCCGGCCACGGCGACACGCGCGTCGACTCCCACGTCGACCTCCCGGTCATCGACATCGACCTCGAAACGCTGCGGCGTCGGGAGCTGGCGCCCTTCGGCGCCGCGATCGCGGCGGGCGTCGACATGGTGATGGTCGGCCACATCGGCATCCCGGCCCTGGACGGCACGGTCCCGGCCAGCGTGTCGCCGCGCGTCTACGGGCTGCTCCGCGCGGAACTGGGGTTCACCGGTGTGGCCGTGACCGACGCGCTGGACATGCGCGGGCTCACCGCCTTCACCGGGGCCACGGACATGCCTGAGCACCTGGCCCGGGGCGCCGTGGCCGCGCTGGCGGCCGGTGCCGATCTGCTCTGTCTGGGCAATCCGTCCACGGCCGGGGCGGGCGACGAGGAGATGTTCGCGGCCGCGCGCGACGGGCTGCTGGCGGCGGTGCGGAGCGGCGCCGTCTCCCAAGCGCGGCTCGCGGAGGCGGCCGATCGCGTGGAACGGCTGGTCGCGCGGGTACGCGGCACGGGATGA